A window of the Scandinavium goeteborgense genome harbors these coding sequences:
- a CDS encoding DUF333 domain-containing protein, which produces MRAAFWVGCAALLLSACSSEPEQQATAAHVTPGMRAAMSDSGQANCAMVGGALSVARQLDGSAIGMCALPNGKRCSEQSLATGACASY; this is translated from the coding sequence ATGCGAGCAGCTTTTTGGGTAGGGTGTGCGGCACTGTTATTATCTGCATGCAGCAGTGAACCAGAACAACAGGCCACGGCGGCACACGTCACGCCAGGTATGCGGGCGGCAATGTCAGACTCAGGTCAGGCTAACTGTGCGATGGTCGGTGGGGCATTATCGGTTGCTCGTCAGCTGGACGGTTCCGCCATCGGAATGTGCGCATTACCCAACGGCAAGCGCTGCAGTGAGCAGTCTCTTGCTACCGGGGCCTGCGCCAGCTACTAA
- a CDS encoding YnbE family lipoprotein — translation MKVKIAMLSGLAAFGLSGCTPRIEVAAPKEPITINMNVKIEHEIHIKVDKDVENLLKSRSDLF, via the coding sequence ATGAAAGTGAAAATCGCCATGCTGAGCGGGCTGGCCGCGTTTGGCCTCAGCGGCTGTACGCCGCGCATTGAGGTGGCGGCACCCAAGGAGCCGATAACCATCAACATGAATGTCAAAATCGAGCATGAGATCCACATCAAGGTCGATAAAGACGTCGAAAACCTGCTGAAATCACGCAGCGATTTATTCTGA
- a CDS encoding YdbH family protein, with product MKGTWKAAIALLLLLILLPLTLLLTLTHWVPTLAGIWLPAGTRIAIEKSPRITRNSVRVPELRYLVGDCQLAEVHDLELSHPSRWRVHVGQLDMNSTCLSKLPESTPTPGAPRSLAEWQSMLPNSWLTIDQLRLSPWDKWQGKLAISLTPSMQTLTYDGDAVHLQANMKGQQLTVSRFEAKVQADEPPIKLVGQFTMPLVPDGLPVSGHAVTTFQVPNPAALVDAELEWHENQGQLVMMERGNTEPLLDLPWELTRERLTISDGRWNWPWQDGVPLSGRVGLKIDNWQQGIEKMQISGRLNVLTQGDAGKGNAVLTIGPGTLSMDQSAMPLQLTGEAKYDDLVLYAILPAQLSGPLTDPKLSFAPGSLLRSRGRIIDSLNIDEIRWPLAGVHVSSEGIDGRLQAILRAHEQEMGDFVLHLDGQANNFLPDKGSWRWHYWGDGHFTPMQARWDMKGNGEWRDSSIVLNSLSTGFDKLQYGTMNVSQPRLVLEKPIHWIRNEQHPSLTGALSLDAGETQFSGGSVLPPSTLKFSVDGRDPTWFQFKGDLHAADIGPIRLNGRWDGERLRGEAWWPKQSLTVFQPLVPPDWKMNLRDGTLYAQVAFSAAAGQGFEAGGHGVLKGGSAWMPDNKFNGVDFVLPFRFSEGTWELGTRGPVSLRIGEIVNQVTASNFTADLQGSYPWDERNPLMLSDVNVDVLGGKLSMLQLRMPQHDPALLRVQNISSSELISAVNPKQFTMSGPVSGALPLWLNNEKWIIKDGWLTNPGPMTLRIDKDTADAVVEDNMVAGVAINWLRYMEISHSWTKINLDNLGLLTLKSNVTGISRVDGKSSTVNLNYTHEENVFDLWRSLRFGDNLQAWLEQNAVLPDPRCRAGKDCKEQE from the coding sequence ATGAAGGGTACCTGGAAAGCCGCGATTGCGCTACTGCTGTTACTGATCCTCCTGCCGCTGACGCTTCTGCTGACGTTGACGCACTGGGTGCCGACGCTCGCGGGTATCTGGCTTCCGGCCGGAACGCGAATCGCGATAGAGAAAAGCCCCCGCATTACCCGCAATTCAGTGCGAGTGCCTGAGTTGCGTTATCTGGTGGGGGACTGCCAACTCGCAGAGGTCCACGATCTCGAGCTGTCACACCCGAGCCGCTGGCGAGTGCACGTGGGCCAACTCGATATGAATTCCACATGCCTGAGTAAGCTTCCCGAAAGCACGCCGACGCCCGGTGCGCCGCGCAGCCTTGCCGAATGGCAATCGATGCTGCCGAACAGTTGGCTAACTATCGATCAGTTACGCCTCTCTCCATGGGACAAATGGCAGGGAAAACTGGCGATATCATTGACACCATCAATGCAAACGCTGACTTACGACGGTGATGCAGTGCATTTACAGGCCAACATGAAAGGGCAGCAGCTGACCGTTAGCCGCTTTGAAGCCAAAGTTCAGGCCGACGAACCTCCGATTAAACTGGTGGGTCAATTCACTATGCCGTTGGTGCCGGACGGCTTGCCGGTCAGTGGCCATGCGGTCACCACTTTCCAGGTGCCGAACCCCGCCGCGCTGGTAGATGCCGAACTTGAGTGGCACGAAAATCAGGGCCAACTGGTCATGATGGAACGCGGTAATACAGAGCCGCTGCTTGATTTGCCGTGGGAATTGACTCGCGAACGACTGACGATCAGCGACGGCCGCTGGAATTGGCCGTGGCAGGATGGCGTCCCACTGAGCGGTCGCGTCGGCTTAAAAATCGATAACTGGCAACAGGGCATCGAGAAGATGCAGATTTCAGGGCGGCTCAACGTGCTTACTCAGGGGGATGCCGGGAAGGGTAACGCGGTGCTGACCATCGGGCCGGGCACGTTGAGTATGGACCAAAGCGCCATGCCGCTGCAGTTGACCGGCGAAGCCAAATACGACGATCTGGTGCTGTACGCCATTCTTCCGGCTCAGCTCAGCGGCCCGCTAACCGACCCTAAACTCAGCTTTGCGCCGGGTTCTTTGTTGCGCTCACGCGGTCGTATTATAGATTCCCTGAATATTGATGAAATCCGATGGCCGTTAGCGGGTGTGCACGTCAGCAGCGAGGGCATTGATGGCCGTCTGCAGGCGATCCTGCGCGCCCACGAGCAGGAAATGGGGGATTTTGTCCTGCATCTCGACGGCCAGGCCAATAATTTCCTGCCCGATAAAGGCAGCTGGCGCTGGCATTACTGGGGCGACGGACATTTCACGCCGATGCAGGCGCGCTGGGATATGAAAGGCAACGGGGAGTGGCGCGACAGTTCAATCGTGCTTAACAGCCTGTCGACGGGCTTCGACAAACTGCAATATGGCACCATGAACGTCAGTCAGCCGCGGCTGGTGCTTGAGAAGCCGATTCATTGGATCCGCAACGAGCAGCATCCGTCGCTGACCGGCGCACTTTCCCTCGATGCGGGTGAAACGCAGTTCAGCGGCGGCAGCGTGTTACCGCCGTCGACGCTCAAATTCAGCGTTGATGGGCGCGACCCGACCTGGTTCCAGTTCAAGGGCGATCTCCACGCGGCAGACATTGGCCCGATCCGCCTTAACGGTCGCTGGGACGGCGAACGCCTGCGCGGCGAAGCCTGGTGGCCGAAACAGTCGCTGACGGTGTTCCAGCCGCTGGTTCCACCTGACTGGAAAATGAATCTGCGCGACGGCACGCTGTACGCGCAGGTGGCGTTTTCTGCCGCTGCCGGGCAGGGTTTTGAAGCAGGTGGGCACGGCGTCCTGAAAGGCGGCAGTGCCTGGATGCCGGATAATAAATTCAATGGCGTCGACTTTGTCCTGCCGTTCCGCTTCAGCGAAGGCACCTGGGAGCTGGGCACGCGTGGCCCGGTGTCACTGCGCATCGGTGAAATCGTGAACCAGGTGACGGCCAGCAATTTCACGGCGGATTTGCAGGGCAGCTATCCGTGGGATGAACGCAACCCGCTGATGCTCAGCGATGTGAACGTCGACGTTCTTGGCGGCAAGCTTTCGATGCTACAGCTGCGGATGCCGCAGCACGACCCGGCGCTGCTGCGGGTGCAGAATATCTCCTCCAGCGAGCTTATCAGCGCGGTGAATCCAAAGCAGTTTACGATGTCCGGCCCGGTGAGCGGGGCGCTGCCGCTGTGGCTTAACAATGAAAAGTGGATAATCAAAGACGGCTGGCTGACCAACCCCGGCCCGATGACACTGCGTATTGATAAAGACACGGCCGATGCGGTGGTGGAAGATAATATGGTGGCGGGCGTGGCGATTAACTGGCTGCGCTATATGGAAATTTCCCACTCGTGGACCAAAATCAATCTCGATAATCTCGGCCTGCTGACACTGAAATCCAACGTGACCGGCATCAGCCGGGTGGATGGCAAAAGCAGCACCGTGAATTTGAACTATACCCATGAAGAGAACGTGTTCGATCTTTGGCGCAGTTTGCGCTTTGGCGACAATCTTCAGGCATGGCTTGAGCAAAACGCGGTCCTTCCCGACCCGCGCTGCCGGGCAGGCAAGGACTGTAAGGAGCAAGAATGA
- a CDS encoding SOS response-associated peptidase has product MCGRFSQSMTREDYLAYLAEDAERDIPYDPEPIGRFNVAPGTKALLVSERDEHLHLDAVHWGYAPGWWDKPPLINARVETAATSRMFKPLWQHGRAICFADGWFEWKKEGDKKQPYFIHRADGKPIFMAAIGSIPFERGDEAEGFLIVTAAADKGLVDIHDRRPLVLTPEAARAWMSQDIGGKEAEEVIADGTVPAEAFIWHAVTRAVGNVKNQGAELITKI; this is encoded by the coding sequence ATGTGCGGACGTTTCTCTCAATCCATGACACGCGAAGATTACCTTGCCTACCTGGCTGAAGATGCAGAGCGCGACATTCCCTATGACCCCGAACCGATCGGACGCTTCAACGTCGCCCCCGGCACCAAAGCGCTTCTGGTGAGCGAACGCGACGAACATTTACACCTCGATGCTGTTCATTGGGGTTACGCGCCAGGGTGGTGGGATAAACCACCTCTGATTAATGCCCGGGTTGAGACTGCGGCCACCAGTCGGATGTTTAAGCCTCTCTGGCAACATGGCCGGGCGATCTGCTTTGCTGACGGCTGGTTTGAATGGAAGAAGGAAGGCGATAAGAAGCAGCCCTACTTCATTCACAGGGCTGACGGTAAACCTATATTCATGGCGGCGATAGGAAGCATACCGTTTGAGCGTGGCGATGAAGCGGAGGGCTTTCTGATTGTGACAGCTGCGGCTGATAAAGGGCTAGTTGATATTCATGACCGGCGGCCGCTGGTTCTTACACCAGAAGCCGCGCGCGCCTGGATGAGTCAGGATATTGGAGGGAAAGAAGCTGAGGAGGTTATTGCCGACGGCACAGTTCCGGCCGAAGCGTTTATCTGGCACGCAGTTACGCGCGCTGTGGGGAATGTGAAGAATCAGGGGGCGGAGTTGATTACCAAAATCTGA
- the nadS gene encoding NadS family protein: MTFFNELKASLEEAVDIKNGDKAPGRVTRYEIADVKAIREQLNVSQSEMAKALGTSLDTIKSWEAKRRNPTGLAAKVLAVIQADPAFFHVLAAH, encoded by the coding sequence ATGACTTTTTTTAACGAGTTGAAAGCGTCACTGGAAGAAGCGGTCGACATCAAAAACGGCGACAAAGCCCCTGGCCGTGTTACCCGCTATGAAATTGCTGACGTAAAAGCCATCAGAGAGCAGCTCAACGTTTCTCAAAGCGAAATGGCGAAAGCGCTGGGAACCAGCCTCGATACCATTAAAAGCTGGGAAGCGAAAAGGCGTAACCCGACAGGACTGGCGGCCAAAGTTCTGGCAGTGATTCAGGCGGACCCTGCCTTCTTTCACGTACTGGCGGCCCACTGA
- a CDS encoding acyltransferase family protein, translating to MFELTKKQSITLESLRALSAFTVMIAHCYIIFLGGRYPEYYPFAAFFAQSSVMVFFVLSGFLIGLSVNNNLTRNSGNFDIGNYVSSRFYRIYPPLIFSLALTSILSVLSIYVFNMPDGKPLSVWARMPGYSLNFIPSQYFSTLTFSNYLLNQGVSSNGSLWSLPIEVWCYAVAGLLFVRNYWVKILAVCFFLILQYMHIKFRLFSVVWGMSFLMAFAMPTITRFRHTVAVCLVASAAFAFIAKTFFIEFITTKVGLYFNFYFGFSFLFLLLAALKANIGVNVLGSHARYSYSLYLIHFPVLVFTLAIMMRFGASNGHSDILAFVITPAVCILIACKSALIFENRKRIQEIFSP from the coding sequence ATGTTTGAGCTAACCAAAAAGCAATCAATTACGCTCGAGTCTCTAAGAGCCCTGTCCGCTTTTACGGTCATGATTGCACATTGTTATATAATCTTTCTCGGTGGTAGATACCCTGAGTACTACCCTTTTGCAGCATTCTTTGCTCAAAGCTCAGTAATGGTTTTTTTCGTCCTTAGTGGTTTTCTGATTGGCCTATCTGTAAACAACAACCTTACTCGCAATAGTGGCAATTTTGACATCGGTAATTATGTTAGCTCGCGGTTTTACAGAATATATCCACCATTAATTTTCTCTCTTGCTTTAACTTCTATTTTGTCCGTGTTATCAATTTATGTTTTCAACATGCCAGATGGGAAGCCTCTGTCTGTTTGGGCAAGAATGCCAGGATACTCACTGAATTTCATACCATCTCAATATTTTTCCACCCTGACATTCTCAAACTATCTTCTCAATCAAGGCGTGTCGTCTAACGGATCTCTTTGGAGTCTTCCAATCGAAGTGTGGTGCTATGCCGTTGCGGGACTTCTATTTGTGCGAAATTATTGGGTTAAAATTTTGGCTGTATGCTTTTTTTTGATATTGCAATATATGCATATTAAATTCAGATTGTTTTCAGTAGTATGGGGAATGTCTTTCCTTATGGCCTTTGCAATGCCAACAATCACCCGCTTCCGACACACTGTTGCAGTGTGTCTAGTCGCATCGGCCGCCTTCGCCTTTATAGCAAAAACATTTTTTATTGAATTCATCACCACAAAAGTCGGATTGTACTTTAATTTTTATTTTGGCTTTTCATTCTTATTCTTACTTTTAGCTGCTTTAAAGGCTAACATTGGTGTTAATGTATTGGGATCTCATGCTAGGTATTCATATTCACTTTATCTTATCCACTTCCCTGTGCTTGTATTCACGTTAGCAATAATGATGAGATTCGGAGCCAGTAACGGACACTCGGACATTTTAGCGTTTGTTATAACCCCTGCCGTCTGCATATTGATAGCATGCAAATCTGCATTGATATTTGAAAACAGGAAGAGAATACAAGAAATTTTCTCCCCCTAG
- the hslJ gene encoding heat shock protein HslJ, producing MKMTVALLAAGMMLAGCVSTSDVTTQPEQLQHHRFVLESFNGKNVTSQKPLELSFGEDMHISGNMCNQFTGEGKLSDGGMKVKNMAMTKKLCTDPQLNQLDNTLSAMLHDGVQVDLTEDQLTLGTSNDSLVYKLADLMN from the coding sequence ATTAAAATGACCGTCGCCCTGCTGGCGGCCGGAATGATGTTAGCAGGCTGTGTATCGACCAGCGATGTGACTACTCAACCGGAGCAATTGCAGCACCATCGTTTTGTGCTGGAAAGCTTTAATGGGAAAAATGTCACCAGTCAGAAGCCACTGGAGCTGAGTTTTGGCGAAGATATGCATATCTCCGGCAACATGTGTAATCAGTTTACCGGTGAAGGAAAGCTTTCTGACGGAGGAATGAAAGTGAAGAACATGGCGATGACCAAAAAGCTGTGCACCGACCCGCAGCTAAACCAGCTGGATAATACGCTCAGCGCCATGCTGCACGATGGCGTGCAGGTTGACCTGACCGAAGACCAGTTAACGCTGGGAACGTCCAACGATTCGCTGGTGTATAAACTCGCCGATCTGATGAACTAA
- a CDS encoding DUF3828 domain-containing protein — translation MRNILIVLLLTPAVSIAADDFSAPIKKAIEFNQWYIKQIEQDKYPLMEGHDIDRYVTVSTLKKLRAAEGDDAQYYDADYFIRSQYIGKDWAQNVKAVASGYDPICFNVYVSYGKDKKHTVIDCMIKEGRIWKIDRVTNADFLPDIKQ, via the coding sequence ATGAGAAACATACTGATAGTACTTCTGCTGACTCCGGCTGTTTCAATCGCCGCCGATGATTTTTCCGCACCAATAAAAAAGGCCATTGAGTTTAACCAGTGGTACATCAAACAAATCGAACAGGATAAATATCCTCTTATGGAGGGGCACGATATTGATCGGTACGTTACCGTCAGTACCCTCAAAAAACTGAGAGCGGCTGAAGGAGACGATGCGCAGTATTACGATGCAGACTATTTTATCCGATCACAATACATCGGGAAGGATTGGGCGCAAAACGTCAAGGCGGTAGCCTCTGGCTATGACCCGATCTGCTTTAACGTGTATGTGTCATACGGGAAAGACAAGAAACACACCGTTATTGACTGCATGATAAAAGAGGGGCGCATATGGAAAATAGATCGCGTCACAAACGCAGACTTTTTGCCTGATATAAAACAGTGA
- a CDS encoding polymorphic toxin type 44 domain-containing protein — MPEEILMMGAGFAQSRAGTSEREWGEWYGPHPHGDDPNDQRWIKQGVDYAKQHDY; from the coding sequence ATACCAGAGGAGATTTTAATGATGGGTGCCGGTTTTGCGCAAAGTCGTGCAGGAACATCAGAACGTGAATGGGGAGAGTGGTATGGACCTCATCCGCACGGCGACGATCCGAACGATCAGCGGTGGATTAAACAGGGTGTAGATTATGCCAAACAGCATGATTATTAA
- a CDS encoding DUF2612 domain-containing protein — protein MKIQQFDFSLDLMKVVKWEYDQAPNLINILSLKQEWYGANHEQFWVAWERDVFNLLTANDFGLNVWSIILELPLYSVSGASPTDYPAFGFADFGLNFGNSNFATDADTVNRLSVEQKRDLLRMRWWQITSDGSMPSINHALNDVFGADVYALDGQDMTITVVYQKVLPNLMMNLLIEFDLIPRPSGVLINHLVKPRDAFGFANYGLNFDQTNSQFGN, from the coding sequence ATGAAAATTCAGCAATTCGATTTCAGCCTCGACCTGATGAAGGTCGTCAAATGGGAATATGACCAGGCTCCAAACCTGATAAATATCCTCAGCCTGAAGCAAGAGTGGTACGGCGCGAACCACGAGCAATTCTGGGTCGCATGGGAACGTGATGTTTTCAACCTCCTGACGGCGAATGACTTTGGGTTAAACGTCTGGTCTATCATCCTTGAACTCCCTCTTTACTCAGTTTCCGGTGCGAGCCCAACAGACTACCCGGCATTTGGGTTTGCAGACTTCGGTCTGAACTTTGGTAACAGCAATTTTGCTACTGATGCGGATACCGTTAACCGGCTCAGCGTTGAGCAAAAACGCGATCTTTTGCGAATGCGTTGGTGGCAGATAACGTCAGACGGCTCCATGCCATCTATAAACCACGCGCTAAATGATGTGTTTGGTGCTGATGTCTACGCACTCGATGGTCAGGATATGACTATCACCGTGGTGTATCAGAAGGTGCTGCCAAATTTAATGATGAACTTACTTATAGAGTTCGATCTCATTCCTCGGCCATCAGGCGTGTTGATTAATCACCTTGTTAAACCTCGTGACGCATTCGGCTTCGCCAATTACGGCCTGAACTTCGACCAAACCAATTCTCAATTCGGAAATTAA
- a CDS encoding YdbL family protein: MKKLLLMAVLGVGLISQSVFALTLDEARAQGRVGETLTGYLAPVAQDKETVALVKQINDARSESYQQLADSNNLPVDEVAKMAGKKLVARAQPGEYVKGLNGKWLKK; this comes from the coding sequence ATGAAAAAATTACTGTTAATGGCGGTTCTGGGTGTTGGGCTAATCAGCCAGAGCGTGTTTGCGCTGACGCTTGATGAAGCCCGAGCGCAAGGGCGCGTCGGGGAAACCCTGACCGGTTATCTGGCTCCCGTGGCACAGGATAAAGAAACGGTCGCGCTGGTGAAGCAAATCAACGATGCGCGCAGCGAGAGCTATCAGCAGCTGGCTGACAGCAACAATTTACCGGTGGATGAAGTCGCGAAGATGGCCGGGAAAAAGCTGGTTGCGCGGGCGCAGCCGGGAGAATACGTGAAGGGCCTGAACGGAAAATGGCTGAAGAAGTGA
- a CDS encoding aldehyde dehydrogenase family protein, translating to MSDSQVALLESVQQFLARQHGLYIDGKQQASRSDKRLTVWDPATGKSIATTADANSADVDAAVMSAWRAFVDRRWAGRMPAERERILLRFADLVEKHSEELAQLETLEQGKSINISRMFEVACTLNWMRYTAGLATKITGQTLDVSIPLPAGARYQAWTRKEPVGVVAGIVPWNFPLMIGMWKVMPALAAGCSIVIKPSETTPLTLLRVAELATEAGVPEGVFNVVTGSGAECGSALTSHPHVAKVSFTGSTATGKQIARTAADRLTRVTLELGGKNPAIVLKDADPQWVIEGLMMGSFLNQGQVCAASSRIYIEAPLFDTLVTGFEQAVKSLNVGPGMSENAQINPLASRAHCDKVSAFLHEAEQSKAELISGNNGPEGQGYYVRPTLVVNPDARLRLTREEVFGPVVNLVRVADGDEALRLANESEYGLTASVWTQNLSQALGYSDRLQAGTVWVNSHTLIDPNLPFGGMKQSGTGRDFGPDWLDGWCETKSVCVRY from the coding sequence ATGTCTGATTCACAGGTCGCGCTGCTTGAGAGCGTACAACAATTTCTGGCGCGCCAGCACGGGCTCTATATTGACGGGAAACAACAGGCCTCACGCAGTGACAAGCGCCTGACCGTTTGGGACCCGGCGACGGGCAAATCTATTGCCACCACGGCGGATGCGAACAGCGCGGATGTCGATGCCGCGGTAATGTCCGCCTGGCGCGCGTTCGTTGACCGCCGCTGGGCAGGGCGTATGCCCGCCGAGCGCGAGCGTATCCTGCTGCGTTTTGCTGATTTAGTGGAAAAGCACTCGGAAGAACTGGCCCAGCTGGAAACGCTGGAGCAGGGCAAGTCGATCAACATTTCCCGCATGTTTGAAGTGGCCTGTACGTTGAACTGGATGCGTTACACCGCCGGGCTGGCGACCAAAATTACCGGGCAAACGCTGGACGTCTCTATTCCGCTGCCCGCGGGCGCGCGTTATCAGGCGTGGACGCGTAAAGAGCCGGTGGGCGTGGTGGCCGGGATTGTGCCATGGAACTTCCCGCTGATGATTGGCATGTGGAAAGTAATGCCCGCGCTGGCCGCAGGCTGTTCTATCGTGATCAAACCGTCCGAAACCACACCGTTGACGCTGCTGCGTGTGGCGGAACTGGCAACCGAGGCCGGTGTCCCGGAAGGCGTATTTAACGTGGTGACCGGCAGCGGTGCCGAGTGTGGTTCGGCGCTGACGTCGCATCCACATGTCGCCAAAGTAAGCTTTACCGGCTCAACTGCGACGGGCAAACAGATCGCCCGCACGGCGGCGGACAGACTGACGCGCGTTACGCTGGAACTGGGCGGTAAAAACCCGGCAATTGTGCTGAAAGACGCCGATCCGCAATGGGTGATTGAAGGCCTGATGATGGGCAGCTTCCTCAATCAGGGCCAGGTCTGTGCGGCCAGCTCGCGGATATACATTGAAGCGCCGTTGTTTGACACCCTGGTTACCGGTTTTGAGCAGGCGGTGAAATCGCTAAATGTCGGGCCGGGTATGTCCGAAAACGCACAGATTAACCCGCTGGCCTCACGTGCGCACTGCGACAAAGTCTCGGCGTTCCTGCATGAAGCCGAGCAAAGCAAAGCCGAACTGATTAGCGGTAATAACGGGCCAGAGGGCCAGGGTTATTACGTTCGACCGACGCTGGTGGTTAACCCAGATGCGCGTTTGCGTTTAACGCGCGAGGAAGTCTTTGGGCCGGTGGTGAACCTGGTGCGCGTCGCGGACGGTGACGAAGCGCTGCGTCTGGCAAATGAAAGCGAATACGGCCTGACCGCCAGTGTCTGGACGCAAAATCTCTCTCAGGCATTGGGCTACAGCGACCGCTTACAGGCGGGTACGGTGTGGGTAAATAGCCATACGCTGATTGACCCAAATCTGCCGTTTGGTGGCATGAAGCAGTCCGGTACCGGACGCGATTTCGGCCCGGACTGGCTCGACGGTTGGTGTGAAACCAAATCAGTATGCGTGCGGTATTAA
- a CDS encoding 2-hydroxyacid dehydrogenase, protein MKIAVYSTKQYDKKYMQDVNDAFGFELEFFDFLLNEKTAKTAHGCEAVCIFVNDDGSRPVLEELKKQGVKYIALRCAGFNNVDLDAAKELGLHVVRVPAYSPEAVAEHAIGLMMSLNRRIHRAYQRTRDANFSLEGLCGFTMHGKTAGVVGTGKIGVATLRILKGFGMKLLAFDPYPSDAALELGVEYVDLPTLFSQSDVISLHCPLTPENYHMLNHSAFEQMKDGVMVINTSRGGLIDSQAAIEALKNQKIGALGMDVYENERDLFFEDKSNDVIQDDVFRRLSACHNVLFTGHQAFLTAEALTSISQTTLENLRQIDNGETTPNALV, encoded by the coding sequence ATGAAAATCGCAGTTTACAGCACAAAGCAGTACGATAAAAAGTACATGCAAGATGTTAATGATGCATTTGGCTTTGAACTTGAATTTTTCGACTTCCTTTTAAACGAAAAGACCGCCAAAACTGCGCACGGTTGTGAAGCCGTCTGCATTTTCGTCAACGACGACGGCAGCCGCCCGGTTCTGGAAGAGCTGAAAAAACAAGGCGTGAAGTATATCGCCCTGCGTTGCGCGGGCTTTAACAACGTCGATCTTGATGCGGCCAAAGAGCTGGGCCTGCACGTGGTTCGCGTCCCGGCCTATTCACCGGAAGCGGTAGCGGAACATGCTATTGGCCTGATGATGTCGCTGAACCGTCGTATTCACCGCGCTTATCAACGCACCCGTGATGCCAACTTTTCACTGGAAGGCCTCTGCGGTTTCACGATGCACGGAAAAACGGCGGGCGTAGTCGGTACCGGAAAAATCGGCGTGGCCACGCTGCGTATTCTGAAAGGCTTCGGTATGAAGCTGCTGGCGTTCGACCCGTATCCAAGTGACGCAGCGCTGGAGCTTGGCGTGGAATATGTTGACCTGCCGACGCTGTTTTCGCAGTCGGACGTCATTTCCCTGCACTGCCCGCTGACCCCAGAAAACTATCACATGCTGAACCACAGCGCGTTCGAGCAGATGAAAGACGGCGTGATGGTTATTAATACCAGCCGCGGCGGGCTTATTGACTCGCAGGCCGCCATCGAAGCGCTGAAAAACCAGAAAATTGGCGCGCTGGGAATGGACGTGTATGAGAATGAACGCGATCTGTTCTTTGAAGATAAATCCAACGACGTGATTCAGGATGACGTGTTCCGTCGCCTGTCGGCCTGCCACAACGTGCTGTTTACCGGCCACCAGGCATTCCTGACCGCCGAAGCGTTGACCAGCATTTCGCAGACCACGCTGGAAAACCTGCGTCAAATCGATAATGGCGAAACCACACCCAACGCGCTGGTTTAA
- the feaR gene encoding transcriptional regulator FeaR yields the protein MAQMTGNEQFQQWLAQINQECGTFAARPLDGEFSGHLETGYAQGLKLSTVTTANVNLYRTKNEISKHNDSWFYTVFQLEGQAIIEQNERQTVIQPGDITLVDASRPCSIIWQQRSRQTSLLLPRSLLEQQLRVGESHCVQRLGKNLPMVQMSHRLLQESMNNRELSGSESEAALEAIVCLLRPVLQQQDVTPSRRDKQFDKVLQLIDSHLQSEMLRPEWLANETGMSVRSLYRMFANKGLVVAQYIKNRRLDLCAKAIRSATDDEKLAGIGFSWGFTDHSHFSTAFRQRFGVSPGEYRRRNR from the coding sequence ATGGCGCAGATGACCGGCAATGAGCAGTTCCAGCAGTGGCTGGCCCAGATAAACCAGGAGTGTGGCACCTTTGCCGCTCGCCCGTTGGATGGCGAGTTTTCGGGGCATCTGGAAACCGGCTATGCGCAAGGGCTAAAACTCAGCACCGTCACCACCGCCAACGTTAATCTCTACCGCACCAAAAATGAGATAAGCAAACACAACGACAGCTGGTTCTACACGGTTTTTCAGCTGGAAGGCCAGGCCATCATTGAGCAAAACGAACGTCAGACTGTTATCCAGCCCGGCGACATTACACTGGTCGATGCCTCCCGCCCGTGCTCCATTATCTGGCAACAACGCTCCCGCCAGACTTCGCTCTTGTTGCCCCGGAGTTTGCTCGAACAGCAGCTGCGCGTGGGCGAAAGCCACTGTGTTCAGCGTTTAGGGAAAAACTTGCCGATGGTTCAGATGAGCCACCGCCTGTTGCAGGAAAGCATGAATAACCGCGAGCTCTCCGGCAGCGAAAGCGAAGCCGCGCTGGAGGCGATTGTCTGCCTGCTGCGCCCGGTTTTGCAGCAGCAAGATGTGACACCGTCACGCCGCGATAAACAGTTTGATAAAGTGCTTCAGCTGATAGACAGCCACCTTCAGTCAGAAATGCTTCGCCCGGAATGGCTGGCCAATGAAACGGGGATGTCGGTGAGAAGTCTGTACCGGATGTTCGCCAATAAAGGCCTTGTGGTGGCGCAATACATTAAAAATCGGCGGCTGGATCTCTGCGCTAAAGCGATACGCAGCGCCACCGATGACGAAAAACTGGCGGGGATCGGCTTCAGTTGGGGCTTTACCGATCACAGCCATTTTTCTACTGCCTTTCGCCAGCGCTTTGGTGTGTCGCCCGGCGAGTACCGCAGACGCAATCGCTGA